One window of Macrococcus sp. 19Msa1099 genomic DNA carries:
- the fabI gene encoding enoyl-ACP reductase FabI has protein sequence MLNFQDKVYVIMGVANKRSIGYGVAQVLDEVGAKLIFTYRKERSMKELERLLPNLKHNHDALMIQCDVQEDADVVRAFEQIKAEVGHIDGVFHSIAFANMEDLRGRFIDTTREGFLLAQDISSYSLTIVAREASKLMSEGGSIVTTTYIGGEFAIPNYNVMGVAKASLEANVKYLALDLGRDGIRVNAVSPGPIRTLSAKGIGDFNTILKRIENEAPLKRNVDTLEVGKTALYLLSDLSSGVTGENIHVDSGYHIVG, from the coding sequence ATGTTAAATTTTCAGGATAAAGTGTATGTCATTATGGGTGTGGCGAATAAACGCAGTATCGGATATGGTGTGGCACAAGTATTAGATGAAGTTGGTGCTAAGCTGATATTTACATATCGTAAAGAGCGTAGCATGAAAGAACTGGAACGTCTGCTCCCTAATTTAAAGCATAATCATGATGCACTGATGATTCAATGTGATGTGCAAGAAGACGCAGATGTCGTACGTGCGTTTGAACAGATTAAAGCTGAAGTAGGGCATATCGATGGCGTGTTCCATTCGATCGCATTTGCCAATATGGAAGATCTGCGAGGTCGCTTTATTGATACGACCCGTGAAGGGTTCTTACTTGCTCAGGATATCAGCTCATACTCGCTAACGATTGTAGCGAGAGAAGCGAGTAAGTTAATGTCTGAAGGTGGATCTATCGTGACAACGACATATATTGGAGGAGAATTCGCGATTCCTAACTATAACGTCATGGGCGTTGCGAAAGCAAGCCTTGAAGCCAATGTCAAATATTTAGCATTAGACCTCGGTCGAGATGGTATCCGTGTGAATGCCGTATCACCAGGACCGATTCGTACATTAAGCGCAAAAGGCATCGGAGACTTTAATACGATATTAAAACGGATTGAAAATGAAGCACCGTTAAAACGTAACGTAGATACGTTAGAAGTTGGTAAGACAGCACTGTATCTGTTAAGTGATTTATCAAGTGGTGTCACCGGAGAAAATATTCATGTGGATAGCGGTTATCATATTGTAGGATAA